Proteins encoded within one genomic window of Spiroplasma sabaudiense Ar-1343:
- the rpsO gene encoding 30S ribosomal protein S15, with product MVSKTKKAQIIKEFGKNEKDTGLAEVQIALLTDDIKNLTEHLQLHKKDITSRRSLLKKVSQRKHHLNFLIRNDFERYKGIISKLNLRK from the coding sequence ATGGTATCAAAAACTAAAAAAGCCCAAATTATTAAAGAATTTGGAAAAAACGAGAAAGACACTGGGCTTGCTGAAGTTCAAATAGCATTGCTAACTGATGATATAAAAAATCTAACTGAACATTTGCAGTTACATAAAAAAGACATTACTTCAAGAAGAAGTTTATTGAAAAAAGTTTCGCAAAGAAAACATCATTTAAACTTCTTAATTAGAAATGATTTCGAACGTTATAAAGGCATTATTTCAAAGCTAAATCTAAGAAAATAG
- a CDS encoding nucleotidyl transferase family protein: protein MKIIKINLSKEIEKVQIQEPSVAAIGFFDGIHRIHQEILKKTAKIAVKNDLASVIITFSRKVKSYLSGNSEQILDNEIKYKEIEDLTFIDYVIEIDVNEEMIKISKEDFLEWMKTKVNVKKIVVGSDLSFGYRGQGDIYDLLAKFGTDNVVIYHRVDEFSSSEIKELIATGHVAQANKMMLKKLELKISKIKANLYESEDNAITVMDGKYQGLVEGKKINFYVIANRLKINDSELEGIEPKTVIFLKYLGK, encoded by the coding sequence ATGAAAATTATCAAAATCAACCTAAGTAAGGAAATCGAAAAAGTCCAAATCCAAGAACCGTCAGTGGCTGCAATTGGTTTTTTTGATGGAATTCATAGAATTCATCAAGAAATATTAAAAAAAACTGCTAAAATTGCTGTTAAAAACGATTTAGCATCAGTAATTATAACTTTCTCAAGAAAAGTTAAGTCTTATTTAAGTGGAAATTCAGAGCAAATTTTGGATAACGAAATTAAGTATAAAGAAATTGAAGATTTAACTTTTATTGACTATGTCATTGAAATTGATGTAAATGAGGAAATGATAAAAATCTCTAAAGAGGATTTTTTAGAGTGAATGAAAACCAAGGTAAATGTTAAAAAAATAGTTGTTGGAAGCGATTTATCATTTGGATATCGCGGCCAAGGTGACATATATGATTTATTAGCTAAATTTGGAACTGATAATGTTGTTATTTATCACAGGGTAGATGAATTTTCATCAAGTGAAATTAAAGAACTTATTGCCACTGGCCACGTTGCACAAGCAAACAAAATGATGCTAAAAAAATTAGAATTAAAAATTTCAAAAATTAAGGCTAATTTATATGAATCCGAAGACAACGCAATCACAGTGATGGATGGAAAATACCAAGGCCTAGTTGAAGGTAAAAAAATCAATTTTTATGTTATTGCCAATCGTTTAAAAATTAACGATTCAGAACTTGAGGGTATCGAACCAAAAACTGTCATATTTTTAAAATATTTAGGAAAATAG
- the truB gene encoding tRNA pseudouridine(55) synthase TruB yields MLQESGVFLVDKPSGMTSNDLIKKIQKKLNIKKIGHAGTLDPLASGLMVVLVNQGTKISDFLLAENKSYIVKLQLFLDTDSKDITGAEIKREEPFKIDKKALKDIVDKYNGYIYDQYPPIYSAIKVQGKKLYEYARNKQEDLVKIEPRKVTIKECELIKYDKKEHTISLKLQVSKGTYIRSFVCDFAKDLGTIATVKELTRTASGNFKLTQAKQMDEIKWEHLLPMYETLIRSNQVLMQYHFEQDVRQGKQITLSHISSPIVFIVNDEKKVIGIYKHVANHLYACQRGLWEDDPNIKKTEAEMEGY; encoded by the coding sequence ATGTTACAAGAATCTGGAGTTTTTTTAGTGGATAAGCCTTCAGGCATGACATCCAATGATTTGATAAAGAAAATTCAAAAAAAACTAAATATTAAAAAAATTGGCCATGCAGGAACTCTTGATCCTTTGGCTTCTGGACTAATGGTTGTTTTGGTTAATCAAGGAACTAAAATTAGTGATTTTTTATTGGCAGAAAACAAATCATATATTGTGAAATTGCAATTATTTTTAGATACCGATTCAAAAGATATCACCGGAGCTGAAATTAAGCGTGAAGAACCCTTTAAAATTGATAAAAAAGCCTTAAAAGATATTGTTGATAAATATAATGGTTATATTTATGATCAATACCCACCTATATATTCAGCAATAAAGGTTCAAGGCAAAAAGCTTTATGAATACGCTCGAAACAAGCAAGAGGATTTAGTTAAAATCGAACCTCGCAAAGTAACAATTAAAGAGTGTGAGTTGATAAAGTATGATAAAAAAGAACATACAATTTCATTGAAGTTACAAGTTAGCAAAGGTACTTACATTAGAAGTTTTGTTTGCGATTTTGCCAAAGACTTGGGGACAATCGCAACTGTCAAGGAATTAACAAGAACGGCCTCGGGAAACTTTAAGTTAACCCAAGCAAAACAAATGGATGAAATTAAATGAGAGCACTTGTTGCCAATGTATGAAACCTTAATAAGAAGCAATCAAGTTCTAATGCAGTATCATTTTGAGCAAGATGTAAGACAGGGAAAGCAAATCACACTATCTCATATATCTTCACCGATTGTATTTATTGTCAATGATGAAAAAAAAGTCATTGGAATTTATAAGCATGTAGCAAATCATTTGTATGCTTGTCAACGGGGCTTATGAGAAGATGATCCAAATATTAAAAAAACTGAAGCTGAGATGGAGGGCTATTAA
- a CDS encoding RsmE family RNA methyltransferase encodes MHRYFIEEKNNENFIFSPENIHHIKNVVKLKPKEQIVLIYKNTEFLVEILEISNDEILTKTISSKKVDFSKKCNVTLILGLIREQKWDFVLQKATELGATRIIPIEFKRNVVKIDEKKITAKIARWKKICEDASEQSHQIRIPEITPIIKNLNALNEMITCKTKLVAYENEKNNNFKQFLVPELKEVALVIGPEGGLEANEIKWFEENGYEVVSLGKNIFRAETAPLLFLSSIIYEYDL; translated from the coding sequence ATGCACAGGTATTTTATTGAAGAAAAAAATAATGAAAATTTTATTTTTTCTCCTGAAAATATTCATCATATAAAAAATGTTGTTAAATTAAAACCTAAAGAGCAAATTGTGCTAATCTACAAAAATACAGAATTTTTAGTTGAAATTTTAGAAATTAGCAACGATGAAATTTTAACAAAAACAATTTCTTCAAAAAAAGTCGATTTTTCAAAAAAGTGCAACGTGACATTGATTTTAGGATTAATTAGAGAACAAAAGTGAGATTTTGTTTTACAAAAAGCAACAGAATTAGGAGCCACTAGAATAATTCCAATAGAATTTAAACGCAACGTCGTGAAAATTGATGAAAAAAAAATTACAGCAAAAATTGCACGCTGAAAAAAAATTTGCGAAGATGCCTCAGAACAATCTCATCAAATCAGGATTCCTGAAATTACTCCGATCATAAAAAACCTTAATGCCTTAAATGAAATGATAACTTGTAAAACAAAACTTGTTGCTTATGAAAATGAAAAAAATAACAATTTTAAACAATTTTTAGTCCCAGAACTTAAAGAAGTTGCGTTGGTAATAGGTCCAGAGGGCGGTTTAGAAGCAAATGAAATAAAATGGTTTGAAGAAAATGGCTATGAAGTTGTATCGCTTGGTAAAAATATTTTTAGAGCTGAGACAGCACCACTTTTATTTTTGAGTAGTATCATTTATGAATATGACTTATAG
- the rbfA gene encoding 30S ribosome-binding factor RbfA — MGHDIKVERLNSSILRELSLIFQKEFHDNEVIRSLSVKEVRLTNDLSHAKVFYSHLMDSISKDEVIKEVQMNAKEIRHQLAGKIEVKFVPELEFIYDESLNNANKIEEILKNIKKN, encoded by the coding sequence ATGGGTCACGATATTAAAGTAGAACGCCTTAATTCAAGCATTTTGCGAGAATTAAGCCTAATTTTTCAAAAGGAGTTTCATGATAACGAAGTTATTCGTTCGCTTTCTGTAAAAGAAGTGCGTTTGACAAATGATTTAAGTCATGCAAAGGTTTTTTATTCACATTTAATGGATTCAATTTCAAAAGATGAGGTAATAAAAGAGGTGCAAATGAATGCAAAAGAAATTCGCCACCAATTGGCTGGCAAAATTGAAGTTAAATTTGTACCTGAACTTGAGTTTATTTATGATGAATCTTTAAATAACGCCAATAAAATTGAAGAAATTTTGAAAAATATTAAAAAAAATTAA
- the infB gene encoding translation initiation factor IF-2: MGKKVNQNKNNKNSNPKQNSDKNKLKAHSNTLKNQLRETKATGLIDGVFIFTGPITIAEFGKKINKNVAEIVKYFFKSGAMVTPNTSLSEEQIGELALEFGFDFKKEVEVTKENIFETLLVKDKPSDLKERPPVVTIMGHVDHGKTTLLDSIRNTNINVTDGEFGGITQHIGAYQVKTDKNQKITFIDTPGHEAFTEMRARGADVTDIVILVVAADDGVMPQTEEAIDHAKAANVPIIVFVNKIDKPGADSNRVKTELMRFNIVAEEFGGDVPFIEGSAKQRQGLENLLETILLVSELKELKANPDKFATGTVIEAHLSKSRGPTATVLVQQGTLNMRDLIVAGATYGLTKDMENEHGAKIKSALPSQPVVLVGLNEVPRAGDKFMIVSEEKMARDIAEAQLQRQIEESRNKHQSFTLDSIKNQIDQGNLKTVNVILKADTQGSVEAVRNSLQKIEISGVRLDIIRASVGAISNSDITLALASSAIVYGFNVRPTAPVRQKADEDGVEIRLHTIIYKLIEELEEAAKGMLDPIFEEKVLGQAEVRQIFRHSQVGTIAGCHVIDGVIPRGSKLRILRDGIIIFTGELSSLKHVKEEIKEAKKDQDCGLTVKNFNDIKENDIIEVYKVEEVK, translated from the coding sequence ATGGGTAAAAAAGTAAATCAAAATAAAAATAACAAAAATAGTAATCCAAAACAAAATTCAGATAAAAATAAGTTAAAGGCACACTCTAATACCTTAAAAAATCAACTACGTGAAACAAAAGCGACCGGTTTAATTGATGGAGTTTTTATTTTTACTGGACCAATTACAATTGCTGAGTTTGGTAAGAAAATAAATAAAAACGTTGCTGAAATCGTTAAGTATTTCTTTAAATCGGGGGCAATGGTTACACCAAATACCTCTTTATCTGAGGAGCAAATTGGTGAATTGGCTTTAGAGTTTGGATTTGACTTTAAAAAAGAAGTTGAAGTTACTAAAGAAAATATTTTTGAGACTCTGCTGGTTAAAGATAAACCAAGTGATTTAAAAGAACGCCCCCCAGTAGTTACAATCATGGGGCACGTTGATCACGGTAAAACAACATTGCTGGATTCAATCCGTAATACAAATATTAATGTAACTGATGGTGAATTTGGAGGGATTACCCAACATATTGGGGCTTATCAAGTTAAAACTGATAAAAATCAAAAAATCACATTTATTGATACTCCAGGCCATGAAGCTTTTACTGAAATGCGAGCTCGTGGAGCTGATGTAACTGATATAGTTATTTTGGTTGTGGCAGCAGATGATGGGGTAATGCCTCAAACAGAGGAAGCAATTGACCATGCAAAAGCTGCTAATGTCCCAATCATTGTTTTTGTCAATAAAATTGATAAACCCGGCGCAGATTCAAACCGAGTTAAAACCGAATTAATGCGTTTTAATATCGTTGCTGAAGAATTTGGTGGGGATGTTCCGTTTATTGAAGGTTCAGCAAAACAACGTCAGGGACTAGAAAATCTATTAGAAACTATTTTACTTGTTTCAGAGTTAAAAGAATTAAAAGCTAATCCAGACAAGTTTGCCACTGGAACTGTTATTGAAGCTCATTTAAGTAAGTCAAGAGGTCCAACAGCAACTGTTTTAGTGCAACAAGGAACCTTGAATATGCGTGATTTAATTGTTGCTGGGGCCACTTATGGGCTAACAAAAGACATGGAAAATGAGCATGGAGCCAAAATTAAATCAGCTCTTCCATCTCAACCAGTTGTTTTAGTAGGTCTAAATGAAGTGCCCAGAGCAGGGGATAAATTTATGATTGTCAGCGAAGAAAAAATGGCTCGCGATATTGCAGAAGCGCAGTTACAACGTCAAATTGAAGAAAGTCGTAACAAGCATCAATCGTTTACCTTAGATTCAATAAAAAATCAAATCGATCAAGGAAATTTAAAAACTGTCAATGTTATTTTAAAAGCTGATACTCAAGGTTCAGTAGAAGCCGTTAGAAATTCATTGCAAAAAATTGAAATTTCTGGAGTTCGTCTTGATATCATTAGAGCTTCTGTAGGGGCTATTTCCAATTCAGATATCACACTTGCATTAGCAAGTAGTGCAATTGTTTATGGATTCAATGTTCGTCCAACTGCTCCGGTGCGTCAAAAAGCTGATGAAGACGGGGTTGAAATTCGTTTACATACAATTATTTATAAACTAATTGAGGAACTAGAAGAAGCTGCCAAAGGAATGCTAGATCCAATTTTTGAAGAAAAAGTTCTTGGTCAAGCTGAAGTTCGTCAAATATTTAGACACTCACAAGTTGGAACTATTGCAGGATGTCATGTTATTGACGGAGTAATTCCGCGAGGTTCGAAACTAAGAATTTTAAGAGATGGGATTATAATTTTCACAGGAGAACTTTCTTCGCTAAAACATGTTAAAGAGGAAATCAAAGAAGCCAAAAAAGATCAAGATTGCGGTTTAACTGTTAAAAACTTTAATGATATTAAAGAAAATGATATTATAGAAGTATATAAAGTAGAAGAGGTGAAATAA
- a CDS encoding L7Ae/L30e/S12e/Gadd45 family ribosomal protein: protein MNKENNSKLLQTLGLVQASRSLISGNTLFELVKAGKIKLVLISSDMGESQKKKLTDKCNFYKVNVYHDLMTSQELSHAIGKDNVKAIGIKDFKNAKWVKNIIEE from the coding sequence ATGAATAAAGAAAATAATTCAAAATTATTGCAAACGTTAGGGCTTGTTCAAGCAAGTCGAAGTCTAATCAGTGGAAATACTTTATTTGAACTTGTCAAAGCTGGAAAAATTAAATTAGTTTTAATAAGTTCAGATATGGGAGAAAGCCAAAAAAAGAAACTAACTGACAAATGCAATTTTTATAAAGTAAATGTATATCACGATTTAATGACAAGTCAAGAATTGTCTCATGCAATCGGCAAGGATAATGTCAAGGCGATCGGGATTAAAGATTTTAAAAATGCTAAGTGGGTGAAAAATATTATAGAAGAATAA
- the rnpM gene encoding RNase P modulator RnpM — protein MLEKSKHIVTRKDVASNQMLPKQELIRIVKNKNNEVFIDQSKKANGRGIYIAPNLKSLEKVMKTNIIEKVLKIKLDKEFYNILKKEIEENWD, from the coding sequence ATTTTGGAGAAATCAAAACACATTGTAACTCGCAAGGACGTTGCTAGCAATCAAATGCTGCCAAAACAAGAGTTAATAAGAATCGTTAAAAATAAAAATAATGAAGTTTTTATAGATCAAAGCAAAAAGGCCAACGGTCGTGGTATTTATATCGCCCCAAATTTGAAATCTCTTGAAAAAGTCATGAAGACAAACATTATTGAAAAGGTTTTAAAAATTAAATTAGACAAAGAATTTTATAATATTTTAAAAAAAGAAATTGAAGAAAATTGGGATTAA